The proteins below are encoded in one region of Hordeum vulgare subsp. vulgare chromosome 3H, MorexV3_pseudomolecules_assembly, whole genome shotgun sequence:
- the LOC123441725 gene encoding uncharacterized protein LOC123441725 translates to MAALCDRIATIAGSDQAKIAVLREILSWFDNDWEVSASVKEMAKYLRDSERDEIYSRDGVRRESVESIEFLLWAMEQSDSEERIVRRRWWAYRSRIEHPDNDTTIRYAVSFVRMLFQVVPPEWLHVIRNRRSWLHATSLPCRFPRLPRRSPRLNCGGGV, encoded by the coding sequence ATGGCGGCGTTGTGCGACAGAATCGCGACCATCGCCGGCAGCGACCAGGCAAAGATAGCCGTGTTGAGAGAGATCCTTTCCTGGTTTGACAACGACTGGGAGGTGTCGGCGTCGGTGAAGGAAATGGCCAAGTATCTCAGAGATAGCGAGAGGGATGAGATCTATTCCCGAGATGGAGTCCGGCGGGAGTCCGTCGAGTCCATCGAGTTTCTCCTCTGGGCGATGGAGCAGTCGGACTCGGAGGAGCGGATAGTCAGGCGCAGGTGGTGGGCGTATAGATCCAGGATCGAGCATCCAGATAATGACACCACGATCAGATACGCGGTGTCGTTCGTGAGGATGTTGTTCCAGGTGGTGCCACCGGAGTGGTTGCACGTCATACGCAACAGGAGGTCGTGGCTGCATGCGACGTCGCTTCCCTGCCGTTTTCCACGGTTACCTCGACGATCTCCTCGTCTCAACTGCGGCGGTGGCGTTTAG